In the genome of Flavobacteriales bacterium, the window GTCCCAAGGGTATTCAGTTGTTGGAGATCCTGTATGATCTTAGATGAAGATGGATCCTGGGCCTGTGCGGTCATGACAAGACCCAATATATATGCTGCCAGCCATTTCAAGTTTTTCATTTTGCTATTCCATTGGGGATGGACAAAGTAAAGCATTTCACAGAAAGTGAGATAATATACAGTCGTATGCGGGACCGGTAATGATGCATGAAGCCATACTTTTTACCGCTTCCTTGCAAAAAAAGCCGGCTGTAATGTTACAGCCGGCTTTTCAAATTATCTGAATCTATTCTCTATCAGTGCTTATACACCCTGAAGGTGGAGAAGGACTGATCTTTGAAGTTCACTTTCACCAGGTAGATACCTGAAGGTTGTGCACTCAGATCCATTTCCTTGTTGTCAGAAACCGGAAGCTCCAGTCTTCTGCCAGACATATCGAATACGTCCACAGACACCATGTACTTCACACCATCACCACCCAACTTAACCACATCACGGGTCGGGTTAGGGAATACGATGACGGTATGATCTTCATACACAACAGGTGTACCCACTGTGAAGGAGACAACAACACTGTCTGTTGCGGTACAGCCATTTGCATCTGTTACCGTTACGTGGTAAGTACCAGAGGTGAGTCCGGTAGCCGTAGAGGTGGTTTGCGAACCACTGTCATCCCACAGGTAGCTGTAAGGAGATACTCCACCATTTGCCATTACAGCAGCAGAGCCATCCGAACATCCACCGCAACTTTCATTAATGACACCGGTAACGGTAGTGATCGCATCAGGCTTACCAACTGTGGTATACTCAGAAGAAGAGCAACCATTGTTTCCTGTGACAGTCACGCCATAGGAACCAGATGTAAGGCCGGTGACATCCTCGGTAGTTGCACCGTTGCTCCAGATAAAGGTATAAGGAGTGGCGCCACCACTTACAGTGATATCTATAGAACCGTCGTTACCTCCGGGGCAGGTTACATCTGTTGCTGCCGAAGCAATAGCAGGTGCACCGTTGTCATTCACACTGCGAACCAGTGTTACATCACAACCCGCCGCATCGGTTACGGTCACGCTGTAAAGACCAGCGCTGAGTGAACCGATATCCTGACCGGTTGCACCGTTGCTCCACAGGTAGGTATAGCCTGGGGTTCCACCGGAAACTGTCAGATCGATCAGACCGTTGGCATTGCCGCATGTGGAGTTCGAAACATTTGCAGTTACATTGATAGCCGTTGGCTGAGTCACCGTTTCACTGTTGGTTCCGGAACATCCGTTCGCATCAGTCACAGTCACAGAATAAGTACCTGCCATCAATCCGGTGAGGTCTTCAGTCGTTGCACCATTGCTCCATGCAAATGTGTAAGGACCTGTTCCACCAACCGCGATCAGATCGATAGATCCATCCGCTTCACCATTACAGCTTGCCGGTATAGAGCTCAGCGCTGCCGTAACGGTTGGTTGGGTTACAGTAGCCTGGGTTACTGCTGTACAACCGGTACCGTCGGTAACGGTCACATGGTAAGTTCCTGCAGTCAGCCCGGTTGCTGTTACAGTGGTTTGGTTATTCGGATCATCCCACTGATAAGAGTAGTCAGGAGAACCACCGGTAACATTTACGGTAATGGTTCCATCGTTGGTACCATCACAGCTTGCATTTGTTACGGTTGTAGTCAGGGTGATCGGAGAAGGTTGACTTACAAATACCGAATCAGCCGCTGAACAACCGTGGTTATCCGTCACCGTTACCACGTAAACACCTACCACCAGTGCACCGATATCTTCGGTGGTTGCACCGGTATTCCACATAAAGGTATAAGGTGCAGTTCCACCAGCAACCGTCAGATCCACCATTCCATTGTTCTGCCCGTTGCAGGCTACGTTGGTCTTCTGAAGATCAAGGTCAAGCGCATCGGGCTCTCCGATCTTACCGGTACCATAGGATACACAACCGTTATTATCGGTCACAGTCACGTGGTAGTTTCCTGCAAGATCCATAAAGGTAGAATCAGTGCTTCCGTTGCTCCACATATAGGTGAGCGGAAGAGCTCCACCGGCAGCCACAACAGATACCGAACCGGTATCGCCATAACAATTTGCATTGGTTACGGTGAAGGTCAGGTTACCTGGTCCACCGGCGTCATTGAGGTCTTCGGTATGGATCACCACACAACCTTTGGCATCGGTCACAGTTACAGTGTAACTGCCAGCAGCCACATTACCTGCATCCTGGCTGGTATAGCCATTGCTCCACAGGTAAGTGTAACCGGGACTACCACCGGACACTGTGATGTTGATCAAGCCGTCTGCGTTGCCGCATGTAGGTTGGGTCAGAGAAGCCGTTACATTGATCATCGTCGGTTCGGTAATGGTTCCGGACACGATCTTCTCACAACCATTGGCATCGGTTACCGTGAGTGTATAGGTTCCTGCCGTCAGGTTATATACATCCTCTGTGGTGGCACCGTTGCTCCAGATATAAAGATAAGGGCTGAGACCACCTGCAACAGTTACGTCGATATAACCATCGTTGCCACCATTACAAGATACCGGTGATACGTTGGTAGCCGCATTCACATTCGGAGCGGTGATCGTGGCGTTGTCTGTTGCAGTACATCCGAGTGTATCTGTAACGGTTACATTGTATACACCAGGTGCAAGTCCGGTCGCAGAGCTGTCGGTTTGACCGTTGCTCCACAGGAAGGTGTAGCCTGGGGTTCCACCCATAGCTGATACAGTTGCAACACCATCGGATGTTCCACTGCAACTTGCGTTGGAAACTGATACGGTGGTGACAATCATATCAGGCTCAGCTACCGTAAAGGTATCCACCACACTGCAACCCAGGGCATCAGTTACGGTAACGACATAGTCGCCCGTAGCCAGCGAGTCCAGATCCTCCGTGGTATCACCGTTGCTCCATACGAAGGTATGGGCAGGAATTCCGCCATTGAATGACAGATCGATTTCACCATTGTCTCCACCGTGGCAGGACACATCTTTAATATTTGCGGTTGTCATGATTTGCGTGGCCTCTTCCACTTCAACCATTGTGGTAGCCTTACAACCGTTGTTATCCGTTACGGTCACGCTGTAAAAGCCAGCGGGTAAACCCGTAGCGGTTGCACCGGTTTGACCATCTTCCCACAAATAAGTGTAAGGACTTACGCCGCCACCTGGGGTTACGATGGCTGCACCATCAGAACCGCCGTGACAGCTTACCAGTGCATATGAACCGGTCAACGGAGCGGGTCCGTTCACATCATTCACAATAGCGGTGTGCATCGCCATACAACCCTTGCTATCGGTAACGGTCACAGTATAGGAACCGGAAGGAATGTTACCGGCGTCCTGGGTGGTTGCACCATTACTCCATACATACGTATAGGTTGGAGAACCACCGGTCACGGTAATATCAATCAGACCGTCGCTGTTTCCACAACTTGGATCTACTGTAGATGAAGTCACATTCACAGCCACCGGCTCACCGACGGTCTCAGATGCAACTTTCGAACATCCCATGGCATCCTCAACAGTCACACTGTATGTTCCGGCCATCAACCCTGAAATATCCTGGGTGGTTTGACCGTCACTCCATGTATAAGTATAAGGTTGCGTACCTCCGGCTACGGTCAGATCGATGCTACCATCGCTGCCACCATTACAGTTGGCGTCTGATGCGCTGGTAGCCAGGGTAACATTGGGTTGAGTCACCATCACCGAATCCACCTTCATACAACCTTGTTTGTCTGTCACAGTCACATGGTACATTCCTGCAGCAAGGTTATTGGCGGTCGGAGACTGTTGATTGTTCGGGTCGTCCCACTGGAAAGTAAATGGCTGAGCACCACCGGAGACAAGCACATTGGCAGTACCGTCCATTCCAGGTTGACATGATTCTTCAGTAGAAGACATGGCCGTAATGATCGGACCGGGCTGACCTACGATAGCATCCGCAGTGTCAGTACACCCGTTGCTATCAGTCACCGTCACGTCATAAGTACCAGCCGTTACTCCGTTAAGATTCGCGGTGGTTGCGCCGTTAGACCAGATATAAGTAAATGGCGCTGTTCCACCGGTCAATTTGGTTTCAACCACACCGTCTGCTGCGCCATTACAATGGGCATTCTTAACAATGGCATCTACCATCAGCGTTGCAGGGTCAATAACCTCGTAGTTGGCTACGCCCAAACATCCGTTATTATCTGTTACGGTCACCTGGTAGTTACCGCTTGACAGACCACTGATATCCTGAACGGTATCACCGGTGCTCCAGTTATAGGTATAAGGCTGGGTACCGCCAACCACCATCAGGTCGATGCTGCCATCGGCGTCACCGTTACAGGTTGGGTTTTCAACGTTTGCTGTTAACAAAGGACCGCCTGCATTACCTACAGACATAATGAATACCGCAGTACAACCGCGTGAGTCGGTTACGGTCAGGGCATAGTTTCCTGCAGCGAGGTTTCCTACATCCTGGGTGGTAGCACCGTTGCTCCACTGGTAGGTATAGGCAGGTGTACCTCCGTTGATGGTCATATCCAGCAAACCATCGGAAGCACCGCAGCTGGCATAAGATGCGCTGTAGAAAGCGGTGATTTTGGTAGGTTGTCCGACCTGAGCTGAATCTTTCGCAGAACATCCGTTCACATCGGTTACGGTCACCGCATACAATCCGGCTTTCAGACCTGTTGCATCTTCTGTTGTCTGACCATTGCTCCACATAAACGTGTAAGGCGCTTGTCCGCCGGTAACCGTCAGATCCAGCATACCATCTCTGCTGCCATTACAGTTGGCATTGGTTACGGCAATAGCAAGAGAGATGGGCTGGGTGTTTCTTACGATACCGGAAACAGGAGCTCTTTCACTTTCACAAATTCCTGGCTCCACCTCCCAATCGTAGAAGAAGTAGTAATAATCCAGTGCTTGTCCGGTATTGGACGTATTGATAGATATCAAATCCTGTATGGCATAGGGATAAGAAGGTCCTGCGTTGTTACGGAACAAGTTCTGAGGAGCGACACAGGTGATATAGTATCCGTTGGCTGGTTCCAGCGGGAAATTCAGAGACACCCTGCTTTCACCGTTCGGAACATTCACGGTTTTGGTATGAATGAGATTTCCGTTAACAGCATCGAAAACGCGGATGGTCCGGTTACCGGTACCCTGCGCATAAACCTTAACAGACTTAAGGGTAAGGGGTGCCAGTACATCGAATACCAATCCGAGGTTGTTCTGGTTGCTGTAGTTGCTGCCCGGACCGAATGTATTGTCCACCGGACCTACTTTTACTGCAGGTGCGTGGGTGATCTCGGACACATAATAGGTCACATCATTGGTGATGTTTTCGGTATGCACACCACCGGTATCGATCAGGTTACCGCCGGTCGGGGCATCATACCATCTGAGGTCACCACCACCATTGCCATAAGCAAGCAGGGTCACGAGACCACCGCCAGGACATGTGGTGTCATTAACAGTTGTGGGAGCAGGTGGGCCTATCACCTTACCGATGACAGGTGAACGTTCACTTTGGCAAGTGATTCCCTGTACTTCCCAATCGTAGAAATAATAGTAGTATGATAAATTGGAGTTTCTACCGGCATTCGAACGAATGATGGAAACAAGATTATTGAGGCTATATGGGTAAGAAGCACCGCTGTTGTTTCTGAACAAATTGGGTACACCTTGTATTTGAATAAAGTATCCGGCACCTGGCTCCATGGCGAAGTCAAGCGACACACGGTTCATACCGTCAACAAGGTCAACGGTCTTGCTGTGGATCACGTTGCCACCGATGGCACTCTTCACCTGGAAAGTACGTGGTCCGGCACCTTGAGCATAAACCTTAACCGATTTCAGAATGAAAGGTGATTGCACATTGAATACGAGTCCGAAATCCAGCTCCGTGTGATTGTTACCGCCACCGAATGTGCTGTCTGCCGGTCCGACTTTCTGTACAGAACCCATCTGATTTTCCTGTACATAGAAGGTCGTGGTTTTTCCAAGGGCTGTTGAAAACGTATCTCCCTGATGCAGGGCCATTCCGCCGTTTGGCATGTTGTACCAAACCAACTCGCCTCCGTTGATCGCTGTAGCAAGCAGATCAACCATTGAACCTTGTCCACATTGAACGGAATCACCTGTGGTCATCGGACCTGCAGGGCGGTTCACGGTGATGTAATTGTTCTTAGTCACCGTATCCTCGGTGTTCAGGTTATAAGCAATCAGCGTAACATTGTAGCTGCCATTGCTTCCATACCTGTGCACCGGATTTGGGCGATCGGATGTCGTTCCGTCCCCGAAATCCCAATGCCACTGCAGGACATTGCCAGAGCTGGTGTCTGTGAAACTGACATACCCCGTGCAGGTAGTCTTCGGCGTGGCATCGAATCCGGCCACGATCTGCGCATTGGCAACAGCTGTCATAGCCATCACCGCTGCCCATAGTGTGTAAAATCTCCTCATGGACATTCTAGGTTTGTTTACCAATAAAATCGCTAAAGTGCACTTCCCAATGCGGCCGCAAGGTAGGGATAATAATGCAAGAAACGCAAACCCAGTAAGCAAACAGAACATTAAGACAATATTGTCTAAATGAGGGAAACGTTGATTCTCATGAGGTTGAGCCTCACAGGTGCGAAACCAAAAAAAAATATTGAAATTTTAGTCTGCCAGCAGAATCTGGTTGGACGTTCGAACTATCTAAAAGTTTAAACTTTGAACCACAAAAATATGAAGTAATCAGCCAGAGCCAAACACCGATCCAAAGGATTCCAGGCACTGCCTGCTGCCTACAGCCTACTCCCCCCTCCACTCCAACCTTAAACTTCGAACCATAAACCTCCGACTTTAAACAGCCCTCCTCCACTAAAGCTTCTAAGGGCGCGGCAAACCTAAACCCATATTCCTATCTTCGCCTCATGGAAATAAACTTTCACGGTGCTACGCAGACCGTTACAGGGAGCAAGCACCTTATCACCACGGAAAGTGGCAAGCGGATATTACTGGATTGCGGGATGTATCAGGGCATGGGCATGGACACACACAATCTTAACAGAGAATGGGGTTTTGACCCCGCATCCGTTGATGCGGTCATTCTTTCCCATGCCCACATCGATCATAGTGGACTTCTACCCAGATTGGTAAAGGAAGGTTTCCGGGGACATATCTATTGCACCCACCCCACGCGCGACCTTTGTGATGTCATGCTTGAAGACAGCGCATTCATCCAGGAAGCGGATATGAAGTATGTCAACAAACGCAAGATACGACAAGGGAAGACCCCGATTGATCTGCTGTACACGATTGAAGATGTCAAAAAATGTATGCCGCACTTCAGGGGCATCGCCTATGACACGGAAACCGAGATATTCCCGGGCGTTTCTTTTACCCTGACAGACAATGGTCATATCCTGGGCAGCGCCAGCGTACACCTGAAGCTTACCGAAACCAAAGGCGTCATTCATCTGACCTTCACCGGGGATATCGGCAGATATGACACCTCCCTCCTCAAAGATCCCAGTCCGTTTGAACAATCCGACATCATCATATGTGAATCCACTTATGGTGACCGGCTTCACAACCGCATCGTCCATGCCGAGCAGGATGTTCTGAACGCCGTCATCAACACATGCAAGGAAAAGAAAGGAAAGCTTATTATTCCGGCTTTCAGCCTCGGACGAACCCAGGAGATCGTTTACACCCTGAACAAGCTGGATGTATACGGACTCATCCCTGATATCAAGATATATATAGACAGTCCGTTGTCAAACGATGCCACCCGGATCATGCGGAAGCATATCTCTTGCCTGAACATGCAGGTCCAGGAATTCATCGAGACCAGACCTGATCCGTTCGGCTTCGATGACGTGACCTATATTCAGGATGTGGCTGACTCAAAAGCCCTGAATGCCATCAAGGAACCGTGCATTATCATATCTGCCTCAGGCATGGCGGAAGCCGGACGGGTAAAACACCACATCAAAAACAACATCGGAGATCCGTCCAACACCATTTTGCTGGTAGGTTATGCCGAACCTCTTTCCCTTGCGGGCCGTTTACGGGCCGGTGACAAGCGGGTGAAGATATTCGGAGAAGAACATGAGGTGAAGGCGGATGTCAGCATCACCGATTCCTTCAGCGCACATGCCGACTACCAGGAAATGCTGCAATACCTTTCCTGCCAGGATATCCCAAAAGTGCATCAACTCTTCCTCGTCCACGGACATGAAGAAGCCATGCACCACTGGAAAACAAGATTAAAAAATGCCGGCTTCCGGAGGGTACACATTCCGGAACACGGGCAGGGTTATAAGTTTGAAGCAGACAGACTGGATGTGGATTAGGTGATGTGGTGATGTGATGATTTGGTGACCTGCCAGCCGAAGCGCTAGCCATTGCAAGGCAGGCTGATGTGGTGATATGATGATTTTGAAATGCGGATGTATTATACCATACTGAATCTGTTTCTGATTG includes:
- a CDS encoding T9SS type A sorting domain-containing protein — encoded protein: MRRFYTLWAAVMAMTAVANAQIVAGFDATPKTTCTGYVSFTDTSSGNVLQWHWDFGDGTTSDRPNPVHRYGSNGSYNVTLIAYNLNTEDTVTKNNYITVNRPAGPMTTGDSVQCGQGSMVDLLATAINGGELVWYNMPNGGMALHQGDTFSTALGKTTTFYVQENQMGSVQKVGPADSTFGGGNNHTELDFGLVFNVQSPFILKSVKVYAQGAGPRTFQVKSAIGGNVIHSKTVDLVDGMNRVSLDFAMEPGAGYFIQIQGVPNLFRNNSGASYPYSLNNLVSIIRSNAGRNSNLSYYYYFYDWEVQGITCQSERSPVIGKVIGPPAPTTVNDTTCPGGGLVTLLAYGNGGGDLRWYDAPTGGNLIDTGGVHTENITNDVTYYVSEITHAPAVKVGPVDNTFGPGSNYSNQNNLGLVFDVLAPLTLKSVKVYAQGTGNRTIRVFDAVNGNLIHTKTVNVPNGESRVSLNFPLEPANGYYITCVAPQNLFRNNAGPSYPYAIQDLISINTSNTGQALDYYYFFYDWEVEPGICESERAPVSGIVRNTQPISLAIAVTNANCNGSRDGMLDLTVTGGQAPYTFMWSNGQTTEDATGLKAGLYAVTVTDVNGCSAKDSAQVGQPTKITAFYSASYASCGASDGLLDMTINGGTPAYTYQWSNGATTQDVGNLAAGNYALTVTDSRGCTAVFIMSVGNAGGPLLTANVENPTCNGDADGSIDLMVVGGTQPYTYNWSTGDTVQDISGLSSGNYQVTVTDNNGCLGVANYEVIDPATLMVDAIVKNAHCNGAADGVVETKLTGGTAPFTYIWSNGATTANLNGVTAGTYDVTVTDSNGCTDTADAIVGQPGPIITAMSSTEESCQPGMDGTANVLVSGGAQPFTFQWDDPNNQQSPTANNLAAGMYHVTVTDKQGCMKVDSVMVTQPNVTLATSASDANCNGGSDGSIDLTVAGGTQPYTYTWSDGQTTQDISGLMAGTYSVTVEDAMGCSKVASETVGEPVAVNVTSSTVDPSCGNSDGLIDITVTGGSPTYTYVWSNGATTQDAGNIPSGSYTVTVTDSKGCMAMHTAIVNDVNGPAPLTGSYALVSCHGGSDGAAIVTPGGGVSPYTYLWEDGQTGATATGLPAGFYSVTVTDNNGCKATTMVEVEEATQIMTTANIKDVSCHGGDNGEIDLSFNGGIPAHTFVWSNGDTTEDLDSLATGDYVVTVTDALGCSVVDTFTVAEPDMIVTTVSVSNASCSGTSDGVATVSAMGGTPGYTFLWSNGQTDSSATGLAPGVYNVTVTDTLGCTATDNATITAPNVNAATNVSPVSCNGGNDGYIDVTVAGGLSPYLYIWSNGATTEDVYNLTAGTYTLTVTDANGCEKIVSGTITEPTMINVTASLTQPTCGNADGLINITVSGGSPGYTYLWSNGYTSQDAGNVAAGSYTVTVTDAKGCVVIHTEDLNDAGGPGNLTFTVTNANCYGDTGSVSVVAAGGALPLTYMWSNGSTDSTFMDLAGNYHVTVTDNNGCVSYGTGKIGEPDALDLDLQKTNVACNGQNNGMVDLTVAGGTAPYTFMWNTGATTEDIGALVVGVYVVTVTDNHGCSAADSVFVSQPSPITLTTTVTNASCDGTNDGTITVNVTGGSPDYSYQWDDPNNQTTVTATGLTAGTYHVTVTDGTGCTAVTQATVTQPTVTAALSSIPASCNGEADGSIDLIAVGGTGPYTFAWSNGATTEDLTGLMAGTYSVTVTDANGCSGTNSETVTQPTAINVTANVSNSTCGNANGLIDLTVSGGTPGYTYLWSNGATGQDIGSLSAGLYSVTVTDAAGCDVTLVRSVNDNGAPAIASAATDVTCPGGNDGSIDITVSGGATPYTFIWSNGATTEDVTGLTSGSYGVTVTGNNGCSSSEYTTVGKPDAITTVTGVINESCGGCSDGSAAVMANGGVSPYSYLWDDSGSQTTSTATGLTSGTYHVTVTDANGCTATDSVVVSFTVGTPVVYEDHTVIVFPNPTRDVVKLGGDGVKYMVSVDVFDMSGRRLELPVSDNKEMDLSAQPSGIYLVKVNFKDQSFSTFRVYKH
- a CDS encoding MBL fold metallo-hydrolase, yielding MEINFHGATQTVTGSKHLITTESGKRILLDCGMYQGMGMDTHNLNREWGFDPASVDAVILSHAHIDHSGLLPRLVKEGFRGHIYCTHPTRDLCDVMLEDSAFIQEADMKYVNKRKIRQGKTPIDLLYTIEDVKKCMPHFRGIAYDTETEIFPGVSFTLTDNGHILGSASVHLKLTETKGVIHLTFTGDIGRYDTSLLKDPSPFEQSDIIICESTYGDRLHNRIVHAEQDVLNAVINTCKEKKGKLIIPAFSLGRTQEIVYTLNKLDVYGLIPDIKIYIDSPLSNDATRIMRKHISCLNMQVQEFIETRPDPFGFDDVTYIQDVADSKALNAIKEPCIIISASGMAEAGRVKHHIKNNIGDPSNTILLVGYAEPLSLAGRLRAGDKRVKIFGEEHEVKADVSITDSFSAHADYQEMLQYLSCQDIPKVHQLFLVHGHEEAMHHWKTRLKNAGFRRVHIPEHGQGYKFEADRLDVD